GAGCAAAAAGATTTCAAACTGACGGCTGCGTTTTGGCAGGCGTTTGAAGATACGGTAAACCATTGGACGCGCGCTTACGGTTATCAGCAAATCCGTACGCCGATTGTCGAGCAAACCGGTTTGTTTATCCGCTCCATTGGCGAGGAGACCGATGTGGTCGGCAAGGAAATGTACACCTTTTCCGATTCAAACGATTCTTTGAGTTTGAGCCTGCGTCCTGAAGGTACGGCTTCTTGTCTGCGTGCGGTGGTCGAACACAACCTTCTGTACAACAGCCCGCAAAAGCTGTGGTATATGGGGCCGATGTTCCGCCGCGAGCGTCCGCAAAAAGGCCGTTATCGTCAATTCCATCAGGTCGGCATCGAGGCTTTGGGTTTTGAAGGGCCGGATATTGATGCGGAAATCATCGCGATGTCTGCCGACTTGTGGGAAAAATTGGGTATTCGCGAATACCTGACTTTGGAAATCAACAGCTTGGGCAACCGTGAGGAACGCGCGGTACACCGTGCGGCATTGGTTACATATCTGACCCGTTATGAAGATAAATTGGATGAAGACAGCAAACGCCGTCTGAAAACCAATCCTTTGCGCGTTTTGGATACGAAAAACCCTGATTTGCAGGAAATCTGCAATGCGGCGCCGCGTTTGATAGATTACTTGGGTGAGGCTTCGCAAAACCACTATGCACGCTTCAAGGCGATGTTGGACGGTTTGGGTATCCAATATATTGAAAATCCGCGCTTGGTTCGCGGTTTGGATTATTACAATCAGACGGTTTTTGAGTGGACGACCGACAAACTCGGCGCGCAGGCGACTGTGTGCGGCGGTGGCCGTTACGACGGTTTGATTGAAGAGCTTGGCGGTAAGCCTGCGCCGTCTATCGGTTTTGCAATGGGTATCGAGCGGCTGCTGCTTTTGGTGAGCGAATACGGCTCGCTGGAAGTGAACGCCGCGCCTGATGTCTATGCAATGCACCAAGGCAAAGGGGCGGACT
Above is a window of Neisseria sp. Marseille-Q6792 DNA encoding:
- the hisS gene encoding histidine--tRNA ligase, translating into MAQKIQSVKGMNDLLPVEQKDFKLTAAFWQAFEDTVNHWTRAYGYQQIRTPIVEQTGLFIRSIGEETDVVGKEMYTFSDSNDSLSLSLRPEGTASCLRAVVEHNLLYNSPQKLWYMGPMFRRERPQKGRYRQFHQVGIEALGFEGPDIDAEIIAMSADLWEKLGIREYLTLEINSLGNREERAVHRAALVTYLTRYEDKLDEDSKRRLKTNPLRVLDTKNPDLQEICNAAPRLIDYLGEASQNHYARFKAMLDGLGIQYIENPRLVRGLDYYNQTVFEWTTDKLGAQATVCGGGRYDGLIEELGGKPAPSIGFAMGIERLLLLVSEYGSLEVNAAPDVYAMHQGKGADLQVMKYAQALRAQGFNVMQHSGYQSLKAQMKKADNSGARFALIVAQDELANGTVTLKDMNGTHGQQTVATEDLTPTLQQWKNA